A genomic stretch from Phycisphaerae bacterium includes:
- the pgsW gene encoding poly-gamma-glutamate system protein, with amino-acid sequence MRKVYWRPQGISESVLLLLAVISLVSLLTVEFFQAEARQPAYQAKMTASLLALEAFQTVKEERLRRDPDLVLEADPAESGLIGQLISPVTSNTGKLEAKQTSINPNFAAVFVHLLYRAGVEEGDVVAMGPSGSFPALNICAYAALKAMGARPIIISSISASQWGANDPEFLWIDMEKVLYERGIFPFRSLAASIGGIEDKGLGMPLEGRRLISERIQESGVPLLKPKNYEDSIEKRMNLYREAAGELPIKCYISIGGGTVSVGTKVGKTLFHSGLNYRLPPGAVAIDSVMARFSSEGLPVIHMVNIDRLATEYGFPLQPTSVPSVGVGTVFVRRQYNPYLAGGSLALIFFALYAFIRSEWGHLIIHSLPRRKAGGHIEPSI; translated from the coding sequence ATGAGGAAAGTCTACTGGCGTCCCCAAGGCATCTCCGAAAGCGTCCTGCTGTTGCTGGCTGTAATTTCCCTCGTGTCCCTGCTGACCGTCGAGTTCTTCCAGGCCGAGGCCCGCCAGCCGGCCTACCAGGCGAAGATGACCGCGTCGCTGCTGGCCCTCGAGGCGTTCCAGACGGTCAAGGAGGAGCGGCTCCGTCGCGACCCGGACCTGGTCCTCGAAGCCGACCCGGCTGAGAGCGGCCTGATCGGACAGCTCATCAGCCCGGTCACCAGCAACACCGGCAAGCTGGAGGCCAAGCAGACCTCCATCAACCCCAACTTCGCCGCCGTCTTCGTCCACCTGCTCTATCGGGCGGGCGTCGAGGAAGGCGACGTGGTCGCGATGGGACCGTCCGGCTCGTTCCCCGCCCTCAACATCTGCGCCTACGCCGCCCTCAAGGCCATGGGCGCCCGGCCCATCATCATTTCGAGCATCTCGGCGTCGCAGTGGGGGGCCAACGATCCGGAATTCCTCTGGATCGACATGGAAAAGGTCCTCTACGAGCGGGGCATTTTCCCCTTCCGCTCCCTCGCCGCCTCGATCGGCGGCATCGAGGACAAGGGGCTCGGCATGCCGCTTGAGGGCCGCCGGCTGATCAGCGAGCGAATCCAGGAGTCCGGCGTGCCGCTGCTCAAGCCCAAGAACTACGAGGACAGCATCGAAAAGCGAATGAATCTCTACCGCGAAGCCGCCGGCGAACTCCCCATCAAGTGCTACATCAGCATCGGCGGCGGCACCGTCTCGGTCGGCACCAAGGTCGGCAAGACCCTCTTTCACTCCGGCTTGAACTACCGCCTGCCGCCCGGCGCCGTCGCCATCGACTCGGTCATGGCCCGCTTCAGCAGCGAAGGGCTGCCCGTCATCCACATGGTCAACATCGACCGGCTCGCCACCGAATACGGTTTTCCCCTTCAGCCGACCAGCGTTCCCTCGGTCGGCGTCGGGACCGTCTTTGTCCGGCGGCAGTACAATCCGTACCTGGCCGGCGGGAGCCTGGCGTTGATCTTCTTCGCCCTCTACGCGTTCATCCGCTCGGAGTGGGGCCACCTGATCATCCACAGCCTGCCGCGGCGAAAGGCCGGCGGACACATCGAGCCGAGCATCTGA